Proteins found in one Leptospira neocaledonica genomic segment:
- the folP gene encoding dihydropteroate synthase — MESDLPNRTQEEIFPPKPTLFGVLNITNDSFSDGGKYLQEDLALAKAKSLMEEGADVIDIGAQSSNVKAEPISEELEWDRMKEIISELKKENVAISVDTFRPYVIRKALEIGVDYINNIRGFMDPESLDLLKGVNRQSTKYVAMFSQDHSIKASEFSDLKPETVVPLALEFFRERTKTFERLGLADRLILDPGMGFFLSPDYKVSFAILSKIKDILSEFPNLMVSVTKKSFLGNALGGLPVEDRVVPTAISETYLWSKGVPMIRTHSPRSFLLAMKTWEMSHGVYSPQRGLQEPGPFGTSSYRP, encoded by the coding sequence ATGGAATCCGACCTTCCGAACAGAACCCAGGAAGAAATTTTTCCCCCAAAACCGACGCTATTCGGGGTTTTGAACATAACCAACGACTCTTTTTCGGATGGGGGAAAATACCTACAAGAGGACCTGGCTTTAGCCAAGGCAAAATCTCTAATGGAAGAAGGAGCAGATGTGATCGATATCGGGGCACAGTCTTCCAACGTAAAAGCGGAACCTATTTCCGAAGAATTAGAATGGGATAGAATGAAAGAGATCATTTCCGAGCTAAAAAAAGAGAATGTTGCAATCTCAGTAGATACATTCCGGCCTTACGTCATCCGAAAGGCATTGGAAATAGGTGTAGATTATATCAATAATATCCGAGGTTTCATGGATCCTGAAAGTTTGGATTTGCTAAAAGGCGTAAACAGACAATCCACAAAGTACGTGGCCATGTTCTCTCAAGACCATTCCATCAAGGCATCCGAATTTTCAGATTTGAAACCGGAGACAGTTGTACCTTTAGCTCTGGAATTTTTTAGAGAAAGGACAAAAACTTTCGAAAGATTAGGACTGGCTGATCGGTTAATTTTAGATCCCGGCATGGGATTTTTTTTAAGTCCGGATTATAAGGTAAGTTTTGCTATTCTATCCAAAATCAAGGATATACTTTCGGAATTTCCGAACCTAATGGTTTCGGTTACTAAAAAATCTTTTTTAGGAAATGCTTTAGGCGGTTTGCCGGTTGAAGACAGAGTAGTCCCGACTGCGATCTCAGAGACCTATCTTTGGTCTAAAGGAGTTCCTATGATCAGAACGCATTCTCCAAGATCTTTTTTATTAGCTATGAAAACCTGGGAGATGTCTCACGGAGTTTATAGTCCGCAACGCGGGCTTCAAGAGCCTGGACCTTTTGGGACAAGCTCTTATCGTCCGTAA
- a CDS encoding OmpA family protein, whose protein sequence is MFFYNQGKGLVIKRNHFLSSLLAGALLFFLFSWDGSAQPVPTLLERNFGSPLNTQNVEYNPIISPDGRYLIFQSNRPGGEGEMDIWLSENANYKKRDGEADWKKPVNLNQDIWEQNKKELPSGEKKSKLFNTDKYEGGISIRFDEFGNPEEIFLTSIRNVKADREGFDALDIYYTKRDEKTRRWSDLIGISEINSNWTEKMPAVSPDGKYLIFSSDRPGGYGEYDLWVSYRNLSTGAWSSPINLGSEINSKASEILPYIHPDGEQLFFSSNRENDRKKFSLYRSFLNLPGNSDTEDAEDKLTISKTNLPHPVPETGSLEKLPHPFNLDGSEGIDSEGISFDHEGLWAYISSNRNGGQGQYDIYRFQVPENLRNSYDVSFQGLVLDGSEATMIGLDATIKISDSVGPSRTITSRRIGGDLSKGNPTNFKTVLKTGRLYKVEISSPGFYPTEDKLDLRGNVERNKKVYKTYVLLPIKDEEKGKIVSTGDGDKGKGLNVVVVDATTKEPIAGASATVFTPKNRQGEILKYNSLSKNFHIELIPDTDFEIFAKAEKYISESVNILKKDIKSGSTISIALRKDSEVPAVLSTKLYFEFNKTEVTDAHRKQLDLIVDYLKKNPSDKIEIGGHTDNIASKEYNTRLSGNRARKVFDYVRSKGIQASRLKTRAYWYSRPDEDNSTEDGRAKNRRVDFRKL, encoded by the coding sequence ATGTTTTTTTACAATCAAGGAAAAGGACTCGTTATAAAACGAAATCATTTTCTAAGCTCCCTCCTTGCCGGGGCTCTTCTGTTTTTTTTATTTTCCTGGGATGGATCCGCACAACCTGTTCCCACACTCTTGGAAAGAAATTTCGGGTCTCCTTTAAATACACAGAACGTAGAATACAATCCGATCATTAGTCCTGACGGAAGATATCTGATCTTCCAATCCAATCGTCCTGGCGGAGAAGGAGAGATGGACATCTGGCTTTCCGAAAACGCAAATTACAAAAAAAGGGACGGAGAAGCTGATTGGAAAAAGCCGGTTAACCTGAACCAGGACATCTGGGAGCAGAATAAAAAGGAACTCCCTTCCGGAGAAAAAAAATCCAAATTATTCAACACAGATAAGTACGAAGGTGGGATCTCTATTCGTTTCGACGAATTCGGAAATCCCGAGGAAATTTTCCTCACTTCTATCCGGAATGTAAAAGCGGATAGAGAAGGTTTTGACGCATTAGATATTTATTATACTAAACGAGATGAAAAAACAAGACGTTGGAGCGATCTGATCGGGATTTCCGAGATCAATTCCAATTGGACTGAAAAGATGCCTGCTGTTTCTCCGGATGGAAAATATCTTATCTTCTCTTCCGATCGTCCTGGTGGTTATGGAGAATATGATCTTTGGGTGAGTTACAGAAATCTCTCTACTGGTGCTTGGTCTAGTCCAATCAACTTAGGATCGGAAATCAATTCAAAGGCCAGTGAAATTCTTCCTTATATTCATCCGGATGGAGAACAGTTATTCTTCTCTTCTAATAGAGAGAATGATCGCAAAAAGTTTTCTTTATATCGCAGCTTCTTAAATCTTCCAGGAAATTCAGATACGGAAGATGCCGAAGATAAACTTACAATTTCTAAAACGAATCTTCCTCATCCAGTTCCTGAAACAGGAAGTTTAGAAAAACTACCTCATCCTTTCAATTTAGATGGTTCAGAAGGAATAGACTCGGAAGGAATTTCTTTCGATCACGAAGGCCTATGGGCCTATATTTCTTCCAATAGAAATGGGGGACAGGGCCAATACGATATTTATAGATTCCAGGTCCCTGAAAATCTCAGGAATTCCTATGATGTATCCTTCCAAGGATTGGTTCTGGATGGCTCCGAGGCCACAATGATAGGTTTGGATGCTACTATCAAAATTTCCGATAGTGTAGGTCCTTCTAGAACCATTACCTCCAGAAGAATAGGCGGAGATCTTTCTAAAGGAAATCCTACTAATTTTAAAACCGTTTTAAAAACAGGAAGATTGTATAAAGTAGAAATTTCTTCCCCCGGTTTTTATCCCACTGAGGACAAGCTCGACTTACGTGGAAACGTAGAGAGAAATAAAAAAGTTTATAAGACCTATGTTCTTCTTCCTATCAAGGATGAAGAAAAAGGTAAGATCGTTAGCACAGGTGACGGAGATAAAGGAAAGGGACTTAATGTGGTAGTTGTGGATGCTACTACTAAAGAGCCAATCGCTGGAGCGAGCGCTACAGTTTTTACTCCTAAGAATAGACAGGGAGAAATCTTAAAATACAACAGTTTGTCAAAAAATTTCCATATCGAGTTGATTCCCGACACTGATTTTGAGATCTTTGCAAAGGCTGAGAAATATATTTCCGAAAGTGTTAATATCTTGAAGAAAGATATTAAATCCGGTTCCACAATTTCTATCGCTTTAAGGAAAGATTCGGAAGTCCCAGCTGTTTTAAGTACTAAACTCTATTTTGAATTCAATAAGACCGAAGTAACTGACGCACATCGCAAGCAACTTGATCTGATTGTAGACTATCTCAAGAAGAATCCGTCGGATAAAATAGAGATTGGGGGCCATACTGATAATATAGCTTCCAAAGAATATAATACTCGCTTAAGCGGGAACAGAGCGCGGAAAGTTTTTGACTACGTTCGTAGCAAAGGAATCCAAGCTTCTAGGTTAAAAACCAGAGCTTATTGGTATTCCAGACCTGACGAAGATAACTCTACCGAAGACGGAAGAGCTAAAAACAGGAGGGTCGACTTCCGCAAGCTATAA
- a CDS encoding DUF1577 domain-containing protein: protein MEVEYRSYLQSPRIWDTIRDPQKVGYILKEYVHNNGLFLKENPLKQELQILQTTPEGKIFLRIDPESLNEEGEITVYKTLSKHMEIGFRVDSINHEDGVVICSPEYVRIAKDGRILPRIEGLQGKVVAHRFHMLKKEQDSTKVLGTSGQILLTDLHKNILSEYPYSRLVFPSGKELSFEQELSKRTGKTIFVKDAISMDPLSKEESNGFNILDLKQELEEEMILEDRTKVYRSGKIQSFAIYPIYYKDPSGPKLVALGYAETKDRILDPAILKKYAELEDVFNDRIEDSNTLDVDIRQNVINASEGGILLEVTESQLVESFLHKPFFTADITFKMQAPLRFAFKIRHISQIGEIYLVGAEIVGSNDAKTNMTLLKKNLSFIKSV, encoded by the coding sequence ATGGAAGTCGAGTACCGATCTTACCTACAATCACCAAGAATATGGGATACGATCCGGGATCCTCAGAAAGTCGGTTATATTCTGAAAGAGTACGTACATAACAACGGACTCTTTCTGAAAGAGAATCCCCTAAAACAAGAATTGCAAATCCTACAAACTACTCCAGAAGGAAAAATTTTCCTTAGGATCGATCCGGAATCTCTGAATGAAGAAGGGGAGATCACTGTTTACAAGACCTTAAGTAAACATATGGAAATCGGATTTAGAGTAGATTCGATCAATCATGAAGATGGAGTAGTGATCTGTTCTCCTGAATATGTAAGGATCGCCAAAGATGGCCGCATTCTTCCAAGAATTGAAGGCCTACAAGGTAAAGTGGTCGCTCATAGATTTCATATGCTCAAGAAAGAGCAGGATTCTACGAAAGTTCTGGGAACTTCGGGCCAAATCCTTCTGACCGACTTACACAAGAATATCTTATCCGAATACCCTTATTCCAGATTGGTATTTCCTTCGGGAAAAGAACTCAGCTTTGAACAGGAATTATCCAAACGTACCGGTAAAACCATCTTTGTAAAAGATGCGATTAGTATGGATCCTCTTTCTAAAGAAGAATCCAACGGTTTCAATATCCTGGATCTAAAACAAGAATTAGAAGAGGAGATGATCCTGGAAGATAGGACCAAAGTGTATCGTTCCGGGAAGATACAATCTTTTGCAATCTATCCGATCTATTACAAAGATCCTTCCGGACCTAAACTTGTTGCTTTAGGTTATGCGGAGACTAAGGATAGAATTTTAGATCCTGCTATCTTGAAAAAATACGCCGAATTAGAAGACGTGTTTAACGATAGGATAGAAGACTCCAACACTCTTGACGTTGATATCCGCCAAAACGTGATCAACGCTTCGGAAGGTGGAATTCTTTTGGAAGTAACCGAATCCCAGCTAGTCGAATCCTTTCTGCATAAACCTTTCTTTACTGCGGATATAACTTTTAAGATGCAAGCTCCACTGAGATTCGCGTTTAAAATCCGACATATTTCTCAAATCGGGGAAATTTACCTAGTCGGTGCAGAAATAGTTGGCTCCAATGATGCCAAGACGAATATGACTCTATTAAAGAAGAATTTAAGCTTCATTAAGAGCGTCTAA
- the hisS gene encoding histidine--tRNA ligase, whose translation MEKQKAFLPTAPYKGTRDFYPDEMRFRNWMFSVMRKTVQSFGYEEYDGPILESFELYLAKSGEEIVQRQLYDFTDKGDRHVAIRPEMTPTLARMVAGEVRNLAKPIRWFSIPNLWRYEQPGKGRLREHWQLNVDLFGVNSYRAEVEIILIANAILENFKAPKGSYQIKVSHRGILDSFLNQTLALAPEKAHAVSKLLDKKSKISKEAFEEEIKPLLSNPEKQLTLIYKYLDTNLQTIGDLEGIDPSSVEFIRNLFSDLASLGIKDQLEFDPSIIRGFDYYTGCIFEVFDTNPENRRSLYGGGRYDNLIGLFSNEQLSGIGFGLGDVTFKNFLEGHGLVPKDLNSKTAVLIPLMDDKIFPEVLKLAEELRKEGIGVETMLEPAKLGKQIQTAEKKGYRFLIFLGESELSENKVQLKDIVSGEQSSVSRSDLISILRKSLLG comes from the coding sequence TTGGAAAAACAGAAAGCCTTTTTACCTACAGCCCCATACAAGGGGACGAGAGATTTTTATCCGGATGAAATGAGATTCCGAAATTGGATGTTTTCCGTAATGAGGAAGACAGTCCAATCTTTCGGCTACGAAGAATACGACGGCCCCATCCTAGAATCTTTCGAACTATATCTAGCAAAAAGCGGAGAAGAGATCGTACAAAGACAATTGTATGATTTTACGGACAAAGGAGATCGTCATGTTGCGATCCGTCCTGAAATGACTCCTACTCTGGCAAGAATGGTAGCTGGAGAAGTTAGAAATCTTGCCAAGCCGATCCGATGGTTTTCCATCCCGAACTTATGGAGATACGAACAACCTGGTAAAGGACGTTTACGAGAACATTGGCAACTAAATGTGGATCTGTTCGGAGTAAATTCCTATAGAGCAGAAGTAGAGATCATACTGATCGCAAATGCAATTTTAGAAAATTTTAAAGCTCCAAAAGGAAGTTATCAGATCAAGGTATCTCATAGAGGGATATTAGATTCCTTCTTGAACCAAACTCTGGCTTTAGCTCCCGAAAAGGCACACGCAGTTTCCAAACTTTTGGATAAAAAATCCAAGATCAGCAAAGAGGCTTTTGAAGAAGAGATCAAACCTCTGCTTTCCAATCCAGAAAAACAATTAACTCTCATCTACAAGTATCTAGATACTAATCTCCAAACAATCGGAGATTTAGAAGGGATAGATCCTTCTTCCGTTGAATTTATTCGGAACCTATTTTCGGATCTGGCATCATTGGGGATCAAAGACCAACTCGAATTCGATCCTTCTATCATCCGTGGTTTTGATTATTATACAGGTTGTATTTTCGAAGTATTTGATACCAATCCTGAAAACAGAAGATCCTTGTACGGCGGAGGAAGATACGACAACCTGATCGGATTATTCTCCAATGAACAACTTTCGGGGATCGGTTTCGGATTAGGAGATGTAACCTTCAAAAACTTTTTAGAAGGACATGGCCTGGTTCCGAAGGATCTGAATTCCAAAACTGCTGTTTTAATTCCCTTGATGGACGATAAAATTTTTCCTGAAGTTTTGAAACTTGCAGAAGAACTTAGGAAAGAAGGAATCGGAGTGGAAACAATGCTAGAGCCTGCAAAACTCGGCAAACAAATCCAGACGGCGGAAAAAAAAGGATATCGTTTCTTGATCTTCTTAGGAGAATCCGAACTCTCAGAAAACAAGGTTCAGTTAAAAGATATCGTTTCGGGAGAACAATCTTCTGTTTCCAGATCCGATCTAATCTCCATTTTACGGAAATCCTTACTTGGATAA
- a CDS encoding phosphatase PAP2 family protein, producing MFIREKIHSPILNRTLSRINRGEIMLVLILPYLAYAAWKGSLPYPWWIVIPYAGLVAYANDRFVLVLKKLIARKRPLVTVAGKVDQNPDMKHSFPSAHASNSMTAALILVFLFGFPEWFLVLSLLAGIGRLLSLHHFPSDVLGGWLIGTCFGSLGLFLGRWLLPVLFGTT from the coding sequence ATGTTTATTCGCGAAAAAATCCATTCTCCAATTCTGAACAGAACTCTCTCCAGGATCAATCGTGGAGAGATCATGTTAGTTCTTATTCTACCGTATCTCGCTTACGCTGCATGGAAAGGAAGTCTACCTTATCCTTGGTGGATTGTAATTCCTTATGCAGGGCTTGTCGCCTATGCAAATGATCGTTTTGTTTTAGTATTAAAGAAGCTAATAGCTCGTAAAAGACCGCTAGTCACTGTAGCCGGAAAAGTGGATCAAAATCCGGATATGAAACATTCTTTTCCTTCCGCTCATGCATCTAATTCGATGACTGCAGCGTTAATCTTAGTGTTCTTGTTCGGTTTTCCGGAATGGTTTTTAGTGCTTAGTCTTTTGGCGGGGATTGGTAGATTATTATCTCTCCACCATTTTCCCTCCGATGTGCTCGGAGGGTGGTTGATAGGAACTTGTTTCGGAAGTTTAGGCCTTTTTCTTGGCCGCTGGCTTCTTCCCGTCTTGTTTGGAACCACCTAA
- a CDS encoding Re/Si-specific NAD(P)(+) transhydrogenase subunit alpha yields the protein MNIGVLKEAKEETRVAVTPDVVDALKKIGASVIIEKGAGEGSYFSDEDYKKAGASIQSRADILKKSDLVVSIHLADGASLSKIKKGAFYLGMFQPAVNPQVIKKLASGKVTVLSLDAIARITRAQSMDVLSSQATVAGYKAVLIASTYLTRFFPMLTTAAGTITPASVLIIGAGVAGLQAIASSRRLGAVVDVFDTRPEVKEQVQSLGAKFVEVEGASHSAAAGGYAVEQTEEYKKRQQEAIEKFAAKADVIITTALIPGRKAPIIITKKIVDRMKAGSVVIDLASPNGGNCEYTQHGKVVLTKNGVSVVGHQNLAGSLPSDASRMFAKNILNYLKLLVKEKKINFDLNDEVIASTTITHEGEIRHKLTLDALGGSKQDGKKPAAKKKA from the coding sequence ATGAATATCGGAGTTTTAAAAGAAGCTAAGGAAGAAACTAGGGTAGCCGTTACCCCGGACGTAGTCGACGCCTTAAAAAAAATCGGTGCTTCTGTTATCATCGAAAAGGGCGCTGGAGAAGGTTCTTATTTCTCTGACGAAGATTATAAAAAAGCCGGCGCGTCCATTCAATCTCGCGCTGATATCCTGAAAAAATCCGACCTAGTTGTGAGCATTCACTTAGCGGATGGAGCAAGTTTATCCAAGATTAAAAAAGGGGCCTTCTATTTAGGAATGTTCCAACCTGCGGTTAATCCTCAGGTAATCAAAAAGCTTGCTTCTGGGAAAGTTACAGTATTGAGTTTGGATGCGATCGCTCGTATCACTCGTGCTCAGTCTATGGACGTTCTTTCGTCCCAAGCAACTGTTGCTGGATATAAAGCTGTTCTCATAGCTTCTACTTATTTGACTAGATTCTTCCCAATGTTAACTACCGCTGCTGGAACAATCACTCCTGCTTCCGTGCTTATCATTGGTGCTGGTGTTGCAGGTTTACAAGCAATTGCAAGCTCCAGAAGATTGGGTGCGGTAGTAGACGTATTCGATACTCGTCCTGAAGTAAAAGAACAAGTTCAATCTCTTGGCGCTAAATTCGTAGAAGTCGAAGGTGCAAGCCACTCTGCAGCTGCAGGCGGTTACGCTGTAGAACAAACCGAAGAATACAAAAAACGCCAGCAAGAAGCGATCGAAAAATTCGCGGCTAAAGCGGATGTGATCATCACTACAGCTTTGATTCCAGGAAGAAAAGCTCCGATCATTATCACTAAAAAGATCGTAGATAGAATGAAAGCCGGCTCTGTAGTAATCGACCTTGCTTCTCCAAACGGAGGAAACTGCGAGTATACTCAACACGGCAAAGTTGTCTTAACTAAAAACGGAGTTTCCGTAGTTGGTCATCAAAACCTTGCAGGTTCTCTTCCTTCAGATGCTTCTAGAATGTTTGCTAAAAACATATTAAATTATCTGAAATTATTGGTTAAAGAGAAGAAGATTAACTTTGATTTAAACGACGAAGTTATCGCTTCTACGACGATCACTCATGAAGGAGAGATCCGTCACAAACTGACTTTGGACGCCTTAGGTGGTTCCAAACAAGACGGGAAGAAGCCAGCGGCCAAGAAAAAGGCCTAA
- a CDS encoding UDP-glucuronic acid decarboxylase family protein has product MGNRVLVTGGAGFIGSHLCERLIQEGNEVICVDNFHTGRKKNVEKLLSNPRFELIRHDITEPIRLEVDQIYNFACPASPIHYQSNAIKTIKTNVLGTTNMLGLAKRVKARILQASTSEVYGNPIEHPQKETYWGNVNPIGIRSCYDEGKRVAETLCFDYHRNHKVDIRVIRIFNTYGPRMLPDDGRVVSNFVVQALAGKDITVYGDGSQTRSFCYVDDLVDGIIRMMNTQDFNGPVNLGNDGEFTVKELAELVLKETGSSSKIIYKTLPQDDPARRKPDLTLARQKLGYEPKVPLLEGIRKTVDYFKNHLD; this is encoded by the coding sequence ATGGGTAATAGAGTACTAGTGACCGGCGGAGCCGGATTTATCGGATCTCATTTATGTGAAAGGCTGATACAAGAAGGTAACGAAGTTATCTGCGTAGATAATTTTCATACAGGAAGAAAGAAGAATGTTGAAAAACTTCTTTCTAACCCTCGCTTCGAATTAATACGTCATGATATCACTGAGCCGATCCGACTCGAAGTAGATCAGATCTATAACTTTGCTTGTCCTGCGAGCCCTATTCATTATCAATCCAACGCGATCAAAACTATTAAAACCAATGTGCTCGGGACTACGAACATGTTGGGACTTGCTAAAAGAGTAAAGGCAAGAATCTTACAAGCTTCTACTAGCGAAGTTTATGGAAATCCGATCGAACATCCTCAAAAAGAAACTTATTGGGGAAATGTAAACCCGATCGGAATCAGAAGTTGTTATGACGAAGGAAAGAGGGTAGCAGAAACTCTTTGTTTCGATTATCACAGAAATCATAAAGTGGACATAAGAGTTATCCGTATCTTCAACACGTACGGGCCTCGTATGCTTCCGGACGACGGAAGAGTGGTAAGTAATTTTGTGGTCCAAGCACTTGCCGGAAAAGACATCACGGTTTATGGAGATGGATCTCAAACTAGATCCTTCTGTTATGTGGATGATCTTGTAGACGGTATCATTAGAATGATGAACACCCAGGACTTCAATGGTCCTGTGAACTTGGGAAATGACGGAGAGTTTACGGTTAAGGAACTAGCGGAGTTAGTTTTAAAAGAGACTGGCTCTTCTTCCAAGATCATTTATAAAACTCTTCCCCAAGACGATCCTGCCCGTAGAAAGCCGGATCTGACTTTAGCTAGACAAAAACTGGGTTACGAACCTAAGGTTCCTTTATTAGAAGGAATCAGGAAAACAGTCGATTATTTCAAAAATCACTTGGATTAA
- a CDS encoding M50 family metallopeptidase, whose amino-acid sequence MENRFLRLALLLAIIVTLLSYWNHGWVSYLKDFVVFIHEAGHAIATLISGGSVQMIELNGDEAGQTVASPTSGKSPFIFVVSAGYLGSCLVGGFLINRGFKGNLVRPTLLLLGGAVLLLTLNYTSSGGLAQRTGLLWGIFLLISSFLPFGWDRLITVFLGTSVSLYSLYDLLDFTENVQNTDAGILAYWATGTSPGGAVPKSVLFLGYLIALLWSFFSVSIIFFSLKRAVAPRPVPDETPGFDEGPVVGLDNPFPGEVTPEVLEWFLSRGLDLNGKPLPPEFTNIERIDG is encoded by the coding sequence ATGGAGAATCGTTTCCTACGTCTTGCGCTCTTACTTGCAATCATAGTGACTCTTCTTTCCTATTGGAATCATGGATGGGTTTCTTATTTAAAAGACTTCGTGGTTTTTATACATGAAGCTGGACATGCGATCGCAACTCTTATCTCCGGCGGTTCTGTTCAGATGATTGAACTGAACGGTGACGAGGCAGGACAAACTGTTGCATCTCCTACATCCGGAAAAAGTCCTTTTATATTCGTAGTCTCTGCAGGTTATTTGGGTTCTTGTTTGGTCGGAGGATTTTTGATCAATAGGGGATTCAAAGGAAATTTAGTTCGTCCCACATTGTTACTTTTGGGGGGCGCAGTTTTATTACTCACGTTAAACTATACATCTTCCGGAGGGCTTGCTCAAAGGACTGGTTTACTTTGGGGAATTTTTCTTTTGATCTCTTCCTTTCTTCCATTCGGTTGGGATCGATTGATCACGGTGTTTTTAGGAACAAGTGTGAGCTTATATAGTCTGTATGATCTTTTAGATTTTACTGAGAATGTTCAGAATACTGATGCAGGTATTTTAGCGTACTGGGCAACTGGAACATCTCCGGGAGGAGCTGTTCCGAAATCGGTTTTGTTCCTGGGATATTTGATTGCTCTACTCTGGTCTTTTTTTAGCGTATCCATCATATTCTTTTCATTGAAGAGAGCAGTAGCTCCTCGTCCGGTTCCGGATGAGACTCCTGGATTTGATGAAGGGCCGGTAGTTGGTTTAGACAATCCCTTTCCTGGAGAAGTTACTCCTGAAGTATTGGAATGGTTTTTAAGTAGAGGTTTGGATCTGAACGGTAAACCTCTCCCTCCGGAATTTACGAATATAGAGAGAATTGATGGGTAA